One Cellulomonas soli DNA window includes the following coding sequences:
- a CDS encoding DUF1801 domain-containing protein, which produces MDLHERVEDYLAGQPEPKQADLRQIHTHMLEEFPGCRLWFHDGTDESGKVVANPSIGYGVRTIAYANGSSREFYRIGLSANTAGISVYVLGLDDKTFLARTFGPSIGKASVTGYCIKFRRLAIIDVDTLHAAIWHGMSTDQRG; this is translated from the coding sequence ATGGACCTCCATGAGCGCGTCGAGGATTACCTCGCCGGCCAGCCCGAGCCCAAGCAGGCCGACCTCCGGCAGATCCACACGCACATGCTCGAGGAGTTCCCCGGGTGCAGGCTCTGGTTCCACGACGGCACCGACGAGAGCGGCAAGGTCGTGGCCAACCCGAGCATCGGCTACGGCGTGCGAACGATCGCCTACGCCAACGGCTCGTCGCGCGAGTTCTACCGCATCGGCCTGAGCGCCAACACCGCCGGCATCTCGGTGTACGTGCTCGGTCTCGACGACAAGACCTTCCTGGCACGCACCTTCGGGCCCTCGATCGGCAAGGCCAGTGTCACGGGCTACTGCATCAAGTTCAGGCGCCTCGCCATCATCGACGTGGACACCCTGCACGCGGCCATCTGGCACGGCATGAGCACCGATCAGCGCGGCTGA
- a CDS encoding response regulator transcription factor: MKVLVVEDEEAIADAVRRGLQDEGITVDVMGDGVDGLWAATEQAYDAIVLDLMLPGMSGAEVLLALRAREVWTPVLVLTARDGDAVQVALFDHGADDYLTKPFSFDVLLARLRALVRRGAPERPVVLTTGDLTLEPARRQVAREGRAIALTPREYAVLELLMRRSGDVVTKSEILANVWDSAYEGDPNVVEVYVSHLRRKIDAPFADPVLHTVRGQGYRVGTDAGSGRDGRGNGRS; encoded by the coding sequence GTGAAGGTGCTCGTGGTCGAGGACGAGGAGGCGATCGCCGACGCCGTCCGTCGGGGCCTGCAGGACGAGGGCATCACGGTCGACGTGATGGGCGACGGCGTCGACGGCCTGTGGGCCGCGACCGAGCAGGCGTACGACGCGATCGTGCTCGACCTGATGCTCCCGGGCATGTCCGGCGCTGAGGTGCTCCTCGCGCTGCGCGCCCGCGAGGTGTGGACGCCGGTGCTGGTCCTGACGGCGCGCGACGGCGACGCGGTCCAGGTCGCGCTGTTCGACCACGGCGCCGACGACTACCTGACCAAGCCCTTCTCGTTCGACGTGCTCCTCGCCCGGCTGCGCGCGCTCGTGCGCCGTGGCGCACCGGAACGCCCCGTGGTCCTGACGACCGGCGACCTCACGCTCGAGCCGGCACGCCGGCAGGTGGCTCGAGAGGGCCGGGCCATCGCCCTGACCCCCCGCGAGTACGCCGTCCTGGAGCTGCTGATGCGTCGGTCCGGCGACGTGGTCACCAAGTCGGAGATCCTTGCGAACGTGTGGGACTCGGCCTACGAGGGTGACCCCAACGTCGTCGAGGTCTACGTCAGCCACCTGCGCCGCAAGATCGACGCACCGTTCGCCGACCCGGTCCTGCACACGGTCCGCGGTCAGGGCTACCGCGTCGGGACCGATGCCGGCTCAGGTCGTGACGGGCGGGGGAACGGACGGTCCTGA
- a CDS encoding M1 family metallopeptidase encodes MKAGSRGAAARDPYDTSHGDRATHVVHYDLDLTYRPSSNRLQGTATLEIVTLEATRAVVLDLVGLAVAKVTVTGASLSRYDHKGGRLTLRLASELAPGARLKVAVRYGGNPRPAPSPWGLVGWEELEDGVVVASQPTGAPTWFPCNDRPDDKSTYRTSLTVDNPYCALAHGTLTSRRTKASATTWVYDEPHPTSTYLATVQIGQYDEIVLADTPVPQRALVPTTLVAAARRRLAHHGALMTYFCETFGPYPFAAYTVVCTPDELEIPLEAQGVSIFGANNLQATGGEERLIAHELAHQWFGNSVSVSTWRHIWLNEGFACYAEWLWSQASGGPTADALAHTWHARLRALPQDLVLADPGYPRIFDDRVYKRGALSLHALRTVMGDPAFFDLVRAWTGTFAHRSAATEDFRDMAVAHARAYGGDTLAATVTAQLHAWLDEPVLPALPVASATRR; translated from the coding sequence GTGAAGGCAGGCTCGCGCGGTGCGGCCGCACGGGACCCGTACGACACGTCCCACGGCGACCGGGCCACGCACGTCGTCCACTACGACCTGGACCTGACGTACCGTCCGAGCAGCAACCGCCTCCAGGGGACGGCCACGCTGGAGATCGTCACGCTCGAGGCGACCAGGGCCGTCGTCCTCGACCTCGTGGGTCTGGCGGTGGCGAAGGTCACGGTCACCGGGGCGTCCCTGAGCCGTTACGACCACAAGGGCGGGCGCCTGACCCTCCGACTGGCGAGCGAGCTGGCGCCCGGCGCGCGTCTGAAGGTCGCCGTCCGCTACGGCGGCAACCCCCGCCCGGCACCGAGCCCGTGGGGGCTGGTCGGCTGGGAGGAGCTCGAGGACGGTGTGGTCGTCGCGAGCCAGCCCACGGGCGCACCGACCTGGTTCCCGTGCAACGACCGGCCCGACGACAAGTCGACCTACCGGACCTCGTTGACGGTCGACAACCCGTACTGCGCGCTCGCGCACGGCACCCTGACCTCACGCCGCACGAAGGCCAGCGCCACCACCTGGGTCTACGACGAGCCCCACCCCACCTCGACGTACCTCGCCACGGTGCAGATCGGGCAGTACGACGAGATCGTCCTGGCCGACACCCCCGTTCCGCAGCGCGCCCTGGTCCCCACGACGCTCGTCGCGGCCGCGCGTCGTCGGCTCGCGCACCACGGCGCGCTGATGACCTACTTCTGCGAGACCTTCGGGCCGTACCCGTTCGCGGCGTACACCGTGGTGTGCACACCGGACGAGCTGGAGATCCCGCTCGAGGCGCAGGGCGTGTCGATCTTCGGCGCGAACAACCTGCAGGCGACCGGCGGCGAGGAGCGGCTCATCGCGCACGAGCTCGCGCACCAGTGGTTCGGCAACAGCGTCTCGGTGAGCACCTGGCGCCACATCTGGCTCAACGAGGGGTTCGCCTGCTACGCCGAGTGGCTGTGGTCGCAGGCCTCCGGCGGGCCGACGGCCGACGCGCTGGCTCACACCTGGCACGCCCGGTTGCGGGCGCTGCCGCAGGACCTGGTGCTCGCCGACCCCGGGTACCCGCGGATCTTCGACGACCGGGTCTACAAGCGGGGCGCGCTGAGCCTGCACGCGCTGCGCACCGTGATGGGCGACCCGGCGTTCTTCGACCTCGTGCGCGCGTGGACCGGCACGTTCGCCCACCGCAGCGCAGCCACCGAGGACTTCCGGGACATGGCCGTCGCGCACGCCCGGGCGTACGGAGGGGACACGCTCGCCGCGACGGTCACCGCGCAACTGCACGCGTGGCTCGACGAACCCGTGCTGCCCGCGCTCCCGGTCGCCTCGGCGACGCGTCGCTGA
- a CDS encoding 4'-phosphopantetheinyl transferase family protein, which translates to MRRADGDARVEVWSTAPLDVDDARLLPVLDHGERARAEAMADDSRARFVQTRALLRAVLGARLGLAPHEVTLRAPCPVCGGPHGPVTVGLPVGTSGPRWHVSVSRSGPLLAVALGPTGPLGIDVESHARVAQAPLAGVALSPAERRRYDRLPHDGRVAALARAWVRKEAVLKAEGSGLRVDPALVDVRADLVRLDHAPGGAGAVARLVDLDLGPGVSGALARRAGPAARPEAAARVPDRLDVVVHDGAPVVDALLAR; encoded by the coding sequence GTGCGGCGAGCGGACGGGGACGCGAGGGTCGAGGTCTGGTCGACGGCACCGCTCGACGTCGACGACGCCCGGCTCCTGCCGGTCCTCGACCACGGGGAGCGCGCCCGGGCCGAGGCGATGGCCGATGACTCGCGTGCCCGCTTCGTGCAGACCAGGGCCCTGCTGCGGGCCGTCCTGGGTGCCCGGCTCGGGCTGGCGCCGCACGAGGTGACGCTGCGGGCTCCGTGCCCGGTGTGCGGGGGGCCGCACGGACCGGTCACGGTCGGGCTGCCCGTCGGCACGAGCGGCCCGCGGTGGCACGTGAGCGTGAGCCGGTCGGGTCCGTTGCTGGCCGTCGCGCTCGGGCCGACCGGCCCCCTCGGCATCGACGTGGAGTCCCACGCGCGGGTCGCGCAGGCGCCGTTGGCCGGCGTGGCTCTCTCGCCCGCGGAGCGGCGGCGGTACGACCGCCTGCCGCACGACGGCCGGGTCGCCGCCCTGGCACGTGCATGGGTGCGCAAGGAGGCCGTCCTCAAGGCCGAGGGTTCGGGGCTGCGGGTCGATCCCGCGCTGGTCGACGTCCGCGCGGACCTCGTCCGGCTCGATCACGCGCCGGGCGGTGCCGGTGCGGTCGCACGCCTCGTCGACCTCGATCTCGGCCCCGGGGTCAGCGGTGCACTCGCACGGCGCGCCGGACCTGCAGCCCGACCTGAGGCCGCCGCGCGGGTGCCGGACCGCCTCGACGTCGTGGTGCACGACGGCGCCCCGGTGGTCGACGCCCTCCTCGCGCGGTGA
- a CDS encoding DedA family protein: MTAGLLMLAPTDPATLTGVAGWAVHLMETLGVVGAALAIALENVFPPLPSEVILPLAGFTASQGSFGLLPAIVWTTVGSVVGAAVLYAVGAAIGRERTRALMARLPLVSVRDVERSEAFFARHGRTAVLAGRMLPVFRSLISIPAGVERMPMPEFLVLTAIGSAAWNTLFVCAGYLLGTRWGVVQQYVGALQWAVLAAVAALVAWFVVARVRAARVTDASDVRTPTH, encoded by the coding sequence GTGACCGCGGGTCTGCTGATGCTCGCCCCGACCGATCCGGCGACGCTGACGGGCGTGGCCGGCTGGGCCGTGCACCTCATGGAGACGCTCGGCGTGGTCGGTGCCGCGCTGGCGATCGCGCTCGAGAACGTGTTCCCGCCGCTGCCCAGCGAGGTGATCCTGCCCCTCGCGGGATTCACCGCGTCGCAGGGGTCCTTCGGGCTGCTGCCGGCGATCGTGTGGACGACGGTCGGCTCCGTGGTCGGCGCCGCGGTCCTCTACGCGGTGGGAGCCGCGATCGGGCGTGAGCGCACCCGCGCCCTCATGGCACGACTCCCCCTGGTCTCGGTGCGTGACGTCGAGCGCAGCGAGGCGTTCTTCGCCCGTCACGGGCGCACCGCGGTCCTCGCCGGCCGGATGCTGCCGGTGTTCCGGAGCCTGATCTCGATCCCCGCCGGGGTCGAGCGGATGCCGATGCCCGAGTTCCTCGTGCTGACGGCGATCGGCTCGGCCGCCTGGAACACGCTCTTCGTGTGCGCCGGGTACCTGCTGGGGACCCGCTGGGGCGTCGTGCAGCAGTACGTCGGGGCGCTGCAGTGGGCCGTGCTCGCTGCGGTCGCGGCTCTGGTCGCCTGGTTCGTGGTCGCCCGGGTCCGCGCGGCTCGAGTCACCGACGCCTCTGACGTCCGCACGCCCACGCACTGA
- a CDS encoding sensor histidine kinase: protein MVGPPPHLRRGFSVRTRSAAAATAVVTVALVVGAFGLLMVLHGSIVRAAQSTAAVRAEDVAAELVADGSVTSGLNLNPTAGEDEAHVQLLAAGQLVAASSTADQPTADVPDALAPGQVVDLAGTGPTVGVALGVGGVDGVDTVVVWQSYASGQEAVLDVVQALALGVPVLVALVGVTTYLLTGRALRPVEAIRRRSEQISEADDEARIDVPRSGDEIEALARTLNGMLERLHAAHASQLQFVADASHELRSPLAALRAELDVAERSSTNDWGRTARVVRSSGDRMQRLVEDLLVLTRAEERSATDRSGAVDLDAVVEEVGFGLLVPEGLSVRVDTAPVQVPGSADELHRAVLNLAENASRHARAHVRLTVREAGGSAVVHVDDDGPGIPVGAREEIFARFSRLDTGRARDTGGTGLGLAIVRGIAAAHGGEVHVGDSELGGARFTLTIPTGTEHARAARSGPSVPPPVTT, encoded by the coding sequence ATGGTCGGACCGCCACCTCACCTGCGCCGTGGGTTCTCGGTGCGCACCCGCTCCGCTGCCGCGGCCACGGCGGTCGTCACCGTCGCACTGGTGGTCGGCGCGTTCGGGCTGCTCATGGTGCTGCACGGCTCGATCGTGCGTGCAGCACAGAGCACGGCGGCGGTGCGGGCCGAGGACGTCGCGGCCGAGCTCGTGGCGGACGGATCGGTCACGAGCGGGCTCAACCTGAACCCGACGGCGGGCGAGGACGAGGCCCACGTGCAGCTGCTCGCCGCCGGGCAGCTCGTCGCGGCGAGCTCCACGGCCGACCAGCCGACGGCGGACGTGCCGGACGCGCTCGCCCCCGGGCAGGTCGTCGACCTCGCGGGAACCGGCCCCACGGTCGGGGTCGCGCTCGGTGTCGGCGGGGTCGACGGCGTGGACACCGTGGTGGTCTGGCAGTCCTACGCCTCGGGCCAGGAGGCGGTGCTCGACGTGGTCCAGGCGCTCGCCCTCGGCGTCCCGGTCCTGGTGGCCCTGGTCGGCGTGACGACCTACCTGCTGACCGGGCGCGCCCTGCGACCGGTGGAGGCGATCCGGCGGCGCTCGGAGCAGATCAGCGAGGCCGACGACGAGGCCCGCATCGACGTCCCCCGCAGCGGCGACGAGATCGAGGCCCTGGCCCGGACGCTCAACGGGATGCTCGAACGGCTGCACGCGGCGCACGCCTCCCAGCTGCAGTTCGTCGCGGACGCCAGCCACGAGCTGCGCAGCCCTCTGGCAGCCCTGCGGGCCGAGCTGGACGTCGCCGAGCGCTCGTCCACCAACGACTGGGGGCGCACGGCGCGGGTCGTGCGCTCCTCCGGTGACCGGATGCAGCGCCTGGTCGAGGACCTGCTGGTGCTGACCCGGGCGGAGGAACGATCGGCGACGGACCGCTCGGGCGCGGTGGACCTGGACGCCGTGGTCGAGGAGGTCGGGTTCGGGCTCCTCGTGCCCGAGGGCCTGTCGGTGCGCGTCGACACCGCACCCGTGCAGGTGCCCGGCTCCGCCGACGAGCTGCACCGAGCGGTGCTGAACCTGGCCGAGAACGCGAGCCGGCACGCACGCGCGCACGTGCGGCTGACCGTGCGCGAGGCGGGCGGGTCCGCGGTGGTGCACGTCGACGACGACGGCCCCGGCATCCCGGTCGGGGCCCGCGAGGAGATCTTCGCGCGATTCAGCCGCCTCGACACCGGTCGCGCGCGTGACACCGGCGGCACAGGGCTGGGACTGGCGATCGTGCGCGGCATCGCGGCAGCGCACGGCGGCGAGGTGCACGTCGGCGACTCCGAGCTCGGCGGGGCACGGTTCACCCTGACGATCCCGACAGGCACCGAGCACGCCCGCGCAGCGCGCTCAGGACCGTCCGTTCCCCCGCCCGTCACGACCTGA
- a CDS encoding COG4705 family protein — protein MPTPPFPYTPSSPTTPAPSRRVLNKVPEITAYFWIIKVLATTVGETFADFLTGTWGMTLNIAGLVVGALLVAVLAVQLRIRRYLAPVYWLAVVLISVMGTLVTDNLVDDHGVPLALTTTVFAVALTVTFVAWYRLERTLSIHSITSARREGFYWAAILFTFALGTAAGDLLAETLGLGYGLSVVVFAAAIGLVALAYRRLGLGAVVAFWAAYVLTRPLGASIGDLLSQSRADGGLGLGTTGTSILFLAAIAAVVVYLTVTRRDVEEAAADRLPALDVAAAQELEAGDDAAATVR, from the coding sequence ATGCCGACACCACCATTCCCGTACACCCCGAGCTCCCCGACGACCCCGGCCCCCAGCCGACGTGTGCTGAACAAAGTCCCCGAGATCACGGCCTACTTCTGGATCATCAAGGTCCTGGCCACGACCGTCGGGGAGACGTTCGCCGACTTCCTGACCGGCACGTGGGGCATGACCCTGAACATCGCGGGCCTGGTGGTGGGTGCCCTGCTCGTCGCCGTCCTGGCCGTCCAGCTCCGAATCCGGCGCTACCTGGCACCCGTCTACTGGCTCGCCGTCGTCCTGATCAGCGTCATGGGCACCCTCGTGACCGACAACCTCGTGGACGACCACGGCGTGCCGCTCGCGCTGACCACGACCGTGTTCGCCGTCGCACTGACCGTGACGTTCGTGGCGTGGTACCGCCTCGAGCGCACGCTGTCGATCCACTCGATCACCTCCGCCCGCCGCGAGGGCTTCTACTGGGCGGCGATCCTGTTCACCTTCGCGCTGGGCACCGCCGCCGGGGACCTGCTCGCCGAGACCCTCGGGCTGGGCTACGGGCTCTCGGTCGTGGTCTTCGCCGCAGCGATCGGCCTGGTGGCCCTCGCGTACCGACGGCTCGGACTCGGCGCCGTGGTGGCCTTCTGGGCGGCGTACGTGCTGACCCGACCGTTGGGTGCTTCCATCGGGGACCTGCTCTCCCAGTCGCGGGCCGACGGCGGCCTCGGCCTCGGCACGACCGGCACCAGCATCCTGTTCCTGGCGGCCATCGCGGCCGTCGTCGTGTACCTGACGGTGACCCGACGTGACGTGGAGGAAGCCGCCGCCGACCGACTCCCTGCCCTGGACGTCGCTGCCGCGCAGGAGCTCGAGGCCGGGGACGACGCGGCGGCGACCGTCCGGTGA
- a CDS encoding sensor histidine kinase: MSIGSDDPAPGAARWTRWSLRRRVVLAAAAALVVLLGAGVATFAIALDRILLSSAQDAARSQLEQLVGVVSLDPQDPAGTLERASVEGSVVQLLDSHGSVLLSLGHDAADGPMTDRLDVPSGTVVQEQAGAIGPEQDPYALAVTGLVHGGDRQTLLVAVPLDVESMAVTRAVVTLASGALVLLVVLVVGIDRTVHRALRPVTRITAQVREISRALSPHRVSVPPTGDEIAELAVTMNAMLDRLARADAASRRFVADASHELRSPLATLRLQVETSTSGATTLDGPVVHGELLRLQRLVDDLLTLARADDEGLLALPREVDLDDVVEAEARRLAQVWPGALHVHLEPASVHGDAVRLGQALRNLVDNACRHTGGAIAILMQLDGDRVHVHVDNDGPPVPAEDRTRVFDRFVRLDEARVRDAGGSGLGLSIVEAIARAHAGTATTGQGPDGRCRFTMTLPLVPVAAAPPLTPSAAR, translated from the coding sequence ATGAGCATCGGTTCGGACGACCCGGCCCCCGGGGCGGCGCGGTGGACGCGGTGGTCTCTGCGGCGCCGCGTCGTGCTCGCCGCGGCAGCGGCCCTCGTCGTGCTGCTCGGCGCCGGCGTGGCAACGTTCGCGATCGCGCTCGACCGCATCCTGCTGTCCTCGGCGCAGGACGCCGCCCGCAGCCAGCTCGAGCAGCTCGTCGGCGTGGTCTCGCTCGATCCGCAGGACCCCGCGGGCACCCTGGAGCGGGCGAGCGTCGAGGGATCGGTCGTCCAGCTGCTCGACAGCCACGGATCGGTGCTGCTCAGCCTGGGTCACGACGCCGCCGACGGACCCATGACGGACCGGCTCGACGTCCCCAGCGGGACCGTCGTCCAGGAGCAGGCCGGTGCCATCGGTCCCGAGCAGGATCCCTACGCCCTGGCGGTCACCGGCCTGGTGCACGGCGGTGACCGTCAGACCCTGCTGGTCGCCGTGCCGCTGGACGTCGAGTCCATGGCCGTGACGCGGGCCGTGGTGACGCTCGCGTCCGGCGCGCTGGTGCTGCTGGTGGTGCTGGTCGTCGGGATCGACCGGACGGTGCACCGGGCATTGCGGCCCGTGACGCGGATCACCGCCCAGGTCCGCGAGATCTCACGAGCCCTGAGCCCCCACCGCGTGAGCGTGCCGCCGACCGGCGACGAGATCGCCGAGCTGGCCGTGACGATGAACGCGATGCTCGACCGGCTGGCCCGTGCGGACGCCGCGTCCCGGCGCTTCGTCGCCGACGCCTCGCACGAGCTGCGCAGTCCCCTGGCCACGTTGCGCCTGCAGGTGGAGACCTCGACGAGCGGTGCCACGACGCTCGACGGGCCCGTGGTGCACGGTGAGCTGCTGCGGCTGCAGCGTCTCGTCGACGACCTGCTGACACTGGCGCGCGCGGACGACGAGGGTCTGCTGGCGCTCCCGCGTGAGGTGGACCTCGACGACGTGGTCGAGGCCGAGGCACGCAGGCTCGCCCAGGTGTGGCCCGGCGCGCTGCACGTGCACCTCGAGCCGGCGAGCGTGCACGGTGACGCGGTGCGCCTGGGTCAGGCGCTGCGCAACCTCGTCGACAACGCGTGCCGGCACACCGGCGGTGCGATCGCGATCCTCATGCAGCTGGACGGCGACCGCGTGCACGTGCACGTCGACAACGACGGGCCGCCCGTCCCCGCCGAGGACCGGACGCGTGTCTTCGACCGGTTCGTCCGGCTGGACGAGGCCCGGGTGCGGGACGCCGGGGGCAGCGGGCTGGGCCTGTCGATCGTCGAGGCGATCGCCCGCGCCCACGCAGGGACGGCGACCACCGGTCAGGGGCCGGACGGGCGGTGCCGCTTCACCATGACGCTCCCGCTCGTGCCGGTGGCCGCGGCTCCTCCCCTCACGCCGTCGGCGGCCCGGTGA
- a CDS encoding response regulator transcription factor produces MRVLVVEDERGMRESLRQGLVHEGMVVDVAGDGLTGQWMAEQHPYDVVVLDIMLPRRNGYEVLTALRALGVWSPVLMLTAKDGDYDQTDAFELGADDYLIKPFSFLVLVARLHALARRGAPERPVVLVCGDLVLDPTTRKVTCCTRDVPLTAKQYAVLHFLVRRQGEVVSKQEILDNVWDSAFEGSDNLVEVYVANLRKKLDAPFDRHSLETVRGAGYRLLATVTGPPTA; encoded by the coding sequence ATGAGGGTCCTGGTCGTGGAGGACGAGCGCGGCATGCGTGAGTCGCTCCGTCAGGGTCTGGTGCACGAGGGCATGGTCGTCGACGTCGCCGGTGACGGGCTGACGGGCCAGTGGATGGCAGAGCAGCACCCCTACGACGTCGTGGTGCTCGACATCATGCTGCCCCGTCGCAACGGGTACGAGGTGCTGACCGCGCTGCGTGCCCTGGGCGTGTGGTCGCCGGTCCTGATGCTGACCGCCAAGGACGGGGACTACGACCAGACCGACGCGTTCGAGCTCGGCGCGGACGACTACCTCATCAAGCCGTTCAGCTTCCTGGTGCTGGTGGCACGCCTGCACGCCCTGGCTCGTCGGGGGGCTCCCGAGCGTCCCGTCGTGCTGGTGTGCGGGGACCTCGTGCTCGACCCGACCACGCGGAAGGTCACCTGCTGCACCCGGGACGTGCCGCTGACGGCGAAGCAGTACGCCGTGCTGCACTTCCTCGTCCGCCGTCAGGGCGAGGTGGTCAGCAAGCAGGAGATCCTCGACAACGTCTGGGACTCGGCGTTCGAGGGCAGCGACAACCTCGTGGAGGTCTACGTCGCCAACCTGCGCAAGAAGCTCGACGCGCCCTTCGACCGCCACAGCCTGGAGACCGTGCGCGGCGCGGGCTACCGGCTGCTCGCCACGGTCACCGGGCCGCCGACGGCGTGA
- a CDS encoding PepSY domain-containing protein: MTSIRSTRAKAVTWSVAGLALIGLSAAGAAQASSSPSDTSTTVQQEASDGDGETADDAQDASVAGTVAAPEQATEQDDTAEQAALTALADVTAEQAAATAVGAVPGTAGTPQLEDEDGWVVWSVVVTDAQGAATEVVVDAGNGQVLATQADDDQETADDAGDADGETADDAGSDA; the protein is encoded by the coding sequence ATGACCAGCATCCGCAGCACCCGCGCCAAGGCCGTGACATGGTCGGTGGCCGGCCTGGCGCTCATCGGCCTGTCCGCCGCCGGCGCGGCCCAGGCCTCCTCGAGCCCGAGCGACACCTCGACCACCGTGCAGCAGGAGGCGTCCGACGGCGACGGCGAGACGGCCGACGACGCCCAGGACGCCTCCGTCGCCGGCACGGTGGCAGCCCCGGAGCAGGCCACCGAGCAGGACGACACCGCCGAGCAGGCGGCACTGACCGCGCTCGCGGACGTCACCGCGGAGCAGGCGGCCGCCACCGCCGTGGGCGCCGTGCCCGGCACCGCGGGCACGCCGCAGCTGGAGGACGAGGACGGCTGGGTCGTCTGGAGCGTCGTCGTCACCGACGCCCAGGGTGCGGCGACCGAGGTCGTGGTGGACGCCGGGAACGGTCAGGTGCTGGCCACGCAGGCCGACGACGACCAGGAGACGGCCGACGACGCAGGTGACGCAGACGGCGAGACCGCGGACGACGCGGGCTCCGACGCCTGA